From the Actinopolymorpha singaporensis genome, the window AGGTGAGCATCTTCGGGCACCGCACTCCGCTGCAGCTGACCGACCTTCCGGTCGGGGTGCTGCTGGTGCTCGCGGTGGCCTCGCTCGGCATCTACGGCATCGTGCTCGGCGGCTGGTCCTCCGGCTCGACGTACCCGCTGCTGGGTGGTCTGCGCTCGTCGGCGCAGATGATCTCCTACGAGGTCGCGATGGGCCTCGCGTTCGTCGCGGTGTTCCTCTACTCCGGCTCCATGTCGACCTCGGAGATCGTCGCCGCGCAGGCACACGGCAGCGCGGCGCACATCTTCGGGCTGACCATCCAGCTGCCCAGCTGGTACGCCATCGTGCTGCTCCCGTCTTTCCTCATCTACCTCGTGTCGATGGTGGGCGAGACCAACCGGGCGCCGTTCGACCTGCCGGAGGCCGAGGGTGAGCTGGTTGCCGGCTTCGCCACCGAGTACGCCTCGATGAAGTACCTGCTGTTCTTCCTCGCCGAGTACGTCAACATGGTGACGGTCTCCGCCCTGGCGACCACGCTGTTCCTCGGCGGCTGGCGGGCGCCCTGGCCGCTGTCGCTGTGGTCGGGTGCCAACGAGGGCTGGCTGCCGTTCGTGTGGTTCATCGGCAAGGTGCTCGTCTTCATGTTCGTGTTCATCTGGCTGCGCGGCACCCTGCCGCGGCTCCGGTACGACCAGTTCATGCGGCTGGGCTGGAAGTTCCTGATCCCGATCGCCCTGGTGTGGACGGTGTTCGTGGCGACCGCGCGGGCCACCCTGAGCGCGGGCTACCAGCGCCAGTTCTTCTACGGCATCGGCGCGGTGATCCTCGTGGTCCTGGCGCTGTCCTTCGTCTACGACGCGAGGGCGGCCCGCAAGGAGCAGGCGGAGGAGGCCGCGAGGGAAGAAGCCGACCGGGCGGAGTTCGACCCGTTCGTCGGTGGATACCCTGTCCCGCCGATGCCCGGACAGAAGGTCCCCGGTCTGCAACCCGCCGCGGTGGCCGTGTCCGCCGACGCGGGCGCCCGCGAGACCGGGGCAGGCGGTTCGGGCACCGCCGGCCGATCGACAGACAGCGCAGGCCAGGAGGACTCCCGTGGCTAGTCTCAAGCAGCAGCTCTGGGACCCGATCGCAGGGTTCGGGGTGACCTTCCGGACGATGTTCCGCAAGGTCTTCACCGAGCAGTACCCCTTCGAGAAGAAGCCCACCGCGCCGCGGTTCCACGGCCGGCACCAGCTCAACCGCCACCCGGACGGGCTGGAGAAGTGCGTCGGCTGCGAGCTGTGCGCGTGGGCCTGCCCGGCCGACGCGATCTACGTCGAGGGCGCGGACAACACCGAGGACGAGCGGTTCTCACC encodes:
- the nuoH gene encoding NADH-quinone oxidoreductase subunit NuoH; amino-acid sequence: MTAAVLPLAAGELSAFGKDPWWIVLIKALGITVLLLVFTIFNVWFERKVVARMQHRTGPKVHGPFGLLQSLADGVKLSLKETIKPKNVDTVIYVMAPVIAASMAFTAFSVIPLGPEVSIFGHRTPLQLTDLPVGVLLVLAVASLGIYGIVLGGWSSGSTYPLLGGLRSSAQMISYEVAMGLAFVAVFLYSGSMSTSEIVAAQAHGSAAHIFGLTIQLPSWYAIVLLPSFLIYLVSMVGETNRAPFDLPEAEGELVAGFATEYASMKYLLFFLAEYVNMVTVSALATTLFLGGWRAPWPLSLWSGANEGWLPFVWFIGKVLVFMFVFIWLRGTLPRLRYDQFMRLGWKFLIPIALVWTVFVATARATLSAGYQRQFFYGIGAVILVVLALSFVYDARAARKEQAEEAAREEADRAEFDPFVGGYPVPPMPGQKVPGLQPAAVAVSADAGARETGAGGSGTAGRSTDSAGQEDSRG